A section of the Bryobacteraceae bacterium genome encodes:
- the dnaJ gene encoding chaperone protein DnaJ, which yields MTTSKDYYEILGVKRDASADEIRKAYRRLARKYHPDLNPGDKAAEERFKIVQEAYDVLSDPKKRQMYDTYGFYSESGFPGAGQPGAGPQGFGFGGFDFESFGSQGGFGSSFSDLFSQFFGSRREARRRAPEKGTDLEYSLNIDFWQAIKGTQVRLNISRLDTCQACRGTGESGGAATVCTQCNGTGNVTQMVGAMRFSLTCPRCGGTGRAARPCPACGGDGRVPVNETVDVRIPPGASTGSRLRVAGKGNAGTMGALPGDLYITVRVEDHPLFRREGDDIYIKVPVTVWEAGLGARIEVPTVDGRALLKIPQGTQNGQKFRLREKGVFNSRRNTRGDQIVEIEVQTPDVRDERVRELLRQLSTVDTADPRKDLWTKV from the coding sequence ATGACGACAAGCAAGGACTATTACGAAATCCTGGGCGTGAAGCGGGACGCCTCCGCGGATGAGATCCGCAAGGCCTACCGCCGCCTGGCGCGCAAGTATCACCCGGACCTGAACCCGGGCGACAAGGCCGCCGAGGAGCGCTTCAAGATCGTGCAGGAGGCCTATGATGTCCTGTCCGATCCCAAGAAGCGCCAGATGTACGACACCTATGGCTTCTATTCAGAGTCCGGTTTCCCGGGCGCCGGCCAGCCGGGCGCGGGGCCGCAGGGCTTCGGCTTTGGCGGCTTCGATTTCGAATCCTTCGGCAGCCAGGGCGGCTTCGGCTCCAGCTTCAGCGATCTGTTCAGCCAGTTCTTTGGCAGCCGGCGTGAGGCAAGGCGGCGCGCGCCGGAAAAGGGCACGGACCTCGAATATTCGCTGAACATCGACTTCTGGCAGGCGATCAAGGGAACGCAGGTGCGGCTGAACATTTCACGGCTCGACACCTGCCAGGCCTGCCGTGGAACGGGCGAGTCCGGCGGAGCGGCGACCGTGTGCACTCAGTGCAACGGCACCGGCAACGTCACGCAGATGGTGGGCGCGATGCGGTTCTCGCTCACCTGCCCGCGTTGCGGCGGCACGGGCCGCGCGGCCCGGCCGTGCCCGGCCTGCGGCGGCGACGGCCGCGTGCCCGTCAATGAAACGGTCGATGTCCGGATCCCGCCGGGCGCCTCCACCGGCTCCCGTCTGCGGGTTGCCGGCAAGGGCAATGCCGGCACGATGGGAGCGCTACCGGGCGACCTGTACATCACGGTTCGCGTGGAGGACCACCCGCTGTTCCGCCGCGAGGGCGATGATATCTACATTAAGGTTCCGGTCACCGTCTGGGAGGCCGGCCTGGGCGCCCGCATCGAGGTGCCCACGGTGGACGGCCGCGCTCTGCTGAAGATCCCCCAGGGCACGCAGAACGGGCAGAAGTTCCGGCTGCGGGAGAAAGGCGTGTTCAATTCGCGCAGGAACACCCGCGGCGACCAGATTGTCGAGATCGAGGTGCAGACGCCGGACGTGCGCGACGAGCGCGTCCGTGAACTGCTGCGGCAGCTCTCCACCGTTGATACGGCTGATCCGCGGAAAGACTTGTGGACGAAGGTGTAA
- the dnaK gene encoding chaperone protein DnaK translates to MSKIIGIDLGTTNSVVAVMEGGQPVVIPNQEGSRTTPSVVAFTKSGDRLVGQVAKRQAVTNPENTIFSIKRFMGRRFDEVTEEMKLVPYHVVRGENGDARVEVMGRKYAPPEVSAMILQKLKEAAEAYLGEKVTKAVITVPAYFNDAQRQATKDAGQIAGLEVLRIINEPTAAALAYGLDKKKEERIAVYDFGGGTFDISILEVGDGVVEVKSTNGDTHLGGDNIDQRLIDWLIEEFKKDEGVDLSRDRMALQRLKEAAEKAKIELSSAMETEINLPFIYGDPQTGPKHLVKTLTRARFEQMVEDILQRTIPPCKQALADAGLTPEQIDEVVLVGGSTRIPRVQQLVREFFKKEPNKTVNPDEVVAVGAAVQGGVLAGEVKDVLLLDVTPLSLGIETLGGVFTKLIERNTTIPTRKSEIFSTASDNQTSVEIKVYQGERAMARDNRLLGVFQLVGIPPAPRGVPQIEVTFDIDANGILHVTAKDRATGNEQKITITSSSGLSKEEVEKMARDAEAHRAEDERRRQEVEAKNQLDNAVYSAEKMLREHRDKISDSDARALEDAISEAKKAIEQGGIDRIRAAQDRLMQASHKLAEAMYRAAGAQQASSGDGSSGARAESAKKDNVVDAEFVDVDDEKK, encoded by the coding sequence ATGAGCAAGATCATTGGCATTGACCTGGGAACCACGAACTCCGTGGTGGCGGTCATGGAGGGGGGACAGCCCGTCGTCATCCCGAACCAGGAGGGTTCGCGCACGACGCCGTCTGTGGTGGCCTTCACCAAGAGCGGGGACCGGCTGGTCGGGCAGGTGGCGAAGCGCCAGGCTGTCACCAACCCCGAGAACACGATTTTCTCGATCAAGCGCTTCATGGGACGGCGCTTCGATGAGGTGACCGAGGAGATGAAGCTGGTTCCGTACCATGTGGTGCGGGGCGAGAACGGCGATGCGCGCGTGGAGGTGATGGGCCGCAAGTACGCGCCGCCGGAGGTCTCGGCGATGATCCTTCAGAAGCTGAAGGAGGCGGCCGAGGCCTATCTGGGCGAGAAGGTCACCAAGGCGGTGATCACGGTACCGGCCTACTTCAATGACGCGCAGCGGCAGGCGACCAAGGACGCCGGCCAGATCGCCGGGCTCGAGGTACTGCGCATCATCAACGAGCCGACGGCGGCGGCGCTGGCCTACGGACTGGACAAGAAGAAAGAGGAGCGGATCGCCGTTTACGACTTCGGCGGCGGCACGTTTGACATCTCGATCCTTGAAGTCGGCGATGGCGTGGTGGAAGTGAAGTCGACCAACGGTGACACGCACCTCGGCGGCGACAACATCGACCAGCGCCTGATCGACTGGCTGATCGAGGAGTTCAAGAAGGACGAAGGCGTCGACCTGTCGCGCGACCGCATGGCGTTGCAGCGCCTCAAGGAAGCAGCCGAGAAAGCGAAGATCGAGCTGAGCTCGGCCATGGAGACCGAGATCAACCTGCCCTTCATTTACGGCGACCCGCAGACCGGGCCCAAGCACCTGGTGAAGACGCTGACGCGGGCCCGCTTCGAGCAGATGGTGGAGGACATCCTCCAGCGCACGATTCCGCCCTGCAAGCAGGCCCTTGCCGATGCCGGGCTGACGCCGGAGCAGATCGACGAGGTGGTGCTTGTGGGCGGCTCCACGCGCATCCCGCGCGTGCAGCAGCTGGTGCGGGAGTTCTTCAAGAAGGAGCCGAACAAGACGGTCAATCCGGACGAAGTGGTCGCCGTTGGCGCGGCGGTGCAGGGCGGCGTGCTTGCGGGCGAGGTGAAGGACGTGCTGCTGCTCGACGTGACGCCGCTGTCGCTCGGCATTGAGACCCTCGGCGGCGTGTTCACCAAGCTGATCGAGCGCAACACGACGATCCCGACGCGCAAGTCGGAGATCTTCTCCACGGCGAGCGACAACCAGACGAGCGTCGAGATCAAGGTCTACCAGGGCGAGCGCGCGATGGCGCGCGACAACCGCCTGCTCGGCGTCTTCCAGCTGGTCGGCATCCCGCCGGCGCCACGCGGCGTGCCGCAGATCGAGGTCACCTTCGACATCGACGCCAATGGCATCCTGCACGTGACGGCGAAGGACCGCGCCACCGGCAACGAGCAGAAGATCACCATCACCTCGTCCTCCGGCCTGTCGAAGGAGGAGGTCGAGAAGATGGCCCGTGACGCCGAGGCGCACCGCGCCGAGGACGAGCGGCGGCGGCAGGAGGTGGAAGCGAAGAACCAGCTCGACAACGCCGTCTATAGCGCCGAGAAGATGCTCCGCGAGCACCGGGACAAGATCTCGGACTCCGACGCTCGGGCGCTCGAAGACGCCATCTCGGAGGCGAAGAAGGCGATCGAGCAGGGCGGCATCGACCGCATCCGCGCCGCGCAGGACCGCCTGATGCAGGCCAGCCACAAACTCGCCGAGGCGATGTACCGCGCCGCCGGCGCGCAGCAGGCCAGCTCGGGCGACGGCTCCTCCGGAGCGCGGGCCGAGAGCGCGAAGAAGGACAACGTGGTGGACGCCGAATTCGTCGACGTTGACGACGAGAAAAAGTAA
- a CDS encoding alpha/beta hydrolase, whose protein sequence is MDWKTLLLIPILWALLAWVAHRSVFFPMKYPAGDWAAAAALGVEEIWLKSGTVRIHAWWKPVPEARAAVLFLHGNAGNVTHRGRHILAWQRAGAAVLVPDWRGYGKSEGSPTESGIYEDALAGYEFLRSRGFPPERILVHGESLGTVAAADVAARRPVAGLLLEAPFPSARAVAQTVLPLLGPALIWGYDLKSRIRRVRVPVLVIHGDRDEVIPYRLGRAVFEAAPEPKEFWTVPGAGHNDIPETAGPAYPARLHQFLTRSCAANPAPRATTD, encoded by the coding sequence ATGGATTGGAAGACCCTGCTGCTGATCCCCATCCTGTGGGCGCTGCTCGCCTGGGTGGCCCACCGTTCCGTCTTCTTTCCCATGAAATACCCTGCGGGGGACTGGGCGGCGGCAGCCGCCCTGGGCGTAGAGGAGATCTGGCTGAAGAGCGGCACCGTGCGGATTCACGCGTGGTGGAAACCGGTCCCGGAAGCCCGGGCGGCGGTCCTGTTCCTGCACGGCAACGCAGGGAACGTCACCCATCGGGGGCGTCATATCCTGGCCTGGCAACGGGCTGGCGCTGCCGTGCTGGTTCCGGACTGGCGCGGGTATGGCAAGAGCGAGGGAAGTCCGACTGAGTCAGGAATTTACGAAGACGCCCTGGCGGGCTATGAGTTTTTGCGCAGCCGCGGGTTCCCGCCCGAACGGATCCTCGTCCACGGCGAATCGCTCGGTACGGTGGCTGCGGCGGACGTGGCCGCCCGCCGCCCGGTGGCGGGTCTGCTTCTGGAGGCTCCGTTCCCTTCCGCCCGTGCGGTGGCGCAGACCGTCCTGCCACTTCTGGGGCCCGCGCTCATCTGGGGCTATGACCTGAAGAGCCGCATCCGCCGGGTTCGCGTGCCGGTGCTGGTGATTCACGGCGACCGGGACGAAGTGATCCCCTACCGTTTGGGCCGGGCCGTCTTCGAGGCCGCCCCCGAGCCCAAAGAGTTCTGGACGGTGCCCGGCGCCGGCCACAATGACATCCCGGAAACCGCGGGCCCTGCATATCCAGCCCGCCTGCATCAGTTTCTCACGAGATCGTGCGCTGCGAATCCGGCCCCACGGGCCACTACGGATTAA
- a CDS encoding glycosyl transferase family 1, which translates to MTIALDATYSEGSSLSGIGVYCRELLIGLARRHPEARFEWHYRPHRFLRAPWRPRPANVGLRLLLESVRLSRARLFHGLNQRLPAARYPQRVATFHDLFVFTADYSTPEFRERFQALARQAAERADLILCVSRFTAGQVEDLLGVPASRIRVVPHGVHMPAVLPPVQREPLVLHVGAIQTRKNLVRLVSAFERVAPPPWRLVLAGGRGYGAREVLDRIRSSPAAARIEVTGWLPDEEIERLYWRASILAFPSLDEGFGIPALEAMAHGVPVLSSLRAALPEVCGDAAVLVDPLREDEIAEALAVMIQDESLRGKLAVAGRARAAEFPWSRTVEETWSAYRELGAVA; encoded by the coding sequence TTGACGATCGCCCTCGATGCCACTTACAGCGAAGGCAGCTCGCTTTCGGGTATCGGCGTCTACTGCCGCGAGCTCCTCATCGGGCTGGCGCGCCGGCATCCGGAGGCGCGCTTCGAATGGCACTACCGGCCGCACCGCTTCCTGCGCGCACCCTGGAGGCCGCGGCCGGCCAACGTCGGCCTCCGCCTGCTGCTCGAATCGGTCCGCCTGAGCCGCGCACGTCTGTTCCACGGGCTCAACCAGCGGCTGCCCGCGGCGCGCTATCCGCAGCGCGTGGCCACCTTCCACGATCTCTTCGTCTTTACTGCTGATTACTCGACGCCCGAATTCCGCGAGCGATTCCAGGCGCTGGCGCGCCAGGCCGCCGAGCGCGCCGACCTGATCCTTTGCGTGAGCCGCTTCACCGCAGGTCAGGTGGAAGACCTGCTGGGAGTTCCTGCCTCGCGAATTCGCGTCGTGCCGCACGGCGTGCACATGCCCGCCGTCCTGCCCCCAGTGCAGCGCGAGCCGCTTGTGTTGCATGTCGGCGCCATCCAGACGCGGAAAAACCTGGTGCGGCTGGTGAGCGCGTTCGAAAGGGTGGCGCCGCCGCCGTGGCGGCTGGTGCTGGCCGGCGGCCGGGGTTACGGCGCCCGGGAAGTGCTCGACCGGATCCGGTCGAGCCCCGCGGCGGCACGGATCGAAGTCACGGGCTGGCTTCCTGATGAGGAGATCGAGCGGCTCTACTGGCGCGCCAGCATTCTTGCCTTCCCATCGCTCGATGAGGGCTTCGGCATTCCCGCGCTCGAAGCGATGGCGCACGGCGTGCCGGTGCTGAGCTCGCTCCGCGCGGCGCTGCCGGAGGTGTGTGGCGATGCCGCCGTGCTGGTGGACCCGCTCCGCGAAGATGAGATTGCCGAGGCGCTGGCGGTGATGATTCAGGATGAGAGCCTGCGCGGGAAGCTGGCGGTGGCAGGAAGGGCGCGGGCGGCAGAGTTTCCGTGGAGCCGCACCGTGGAAGAGACCTGGAGCGCGTATCGGGAGCTGGGCGCGGTGGCGTGA
- a CDS encoding SAM-dependent methyltransferase: MSAKQTPLAEKLAARIRREGPILFSEFMEAALYDPEYGYYSAARRARREPTGIAGDYYTATQLQPVFGRLMRAEAAEILERLALPEGCTLADWGAGRALMAEAFAGFRYIAVEAHTPLPASFEGIVFANELFDALPVDVVRGGRGGMRLQRVAWKDGRFTWISAEEPEDRWKEYAGRLARAFAELDEWELELPVRMEGVLDGIGASLARGAMLVIDYGYTEREIVRFPRGTLMSYRRHAALEDVLAEPGARDITAHVPFTHLAACAAAQGWKAAPLENLASLLLRAGERDHFASALAAEGEEEAQRLRLQLKTLLFGMGETFRCLRLEKAG, encoded by the coding sequence ATGAGCGCGAAGCAGACTCCGCTGGCTGAGAAGCTGGCCGCACGCATCCGCCGCGAAGGCCCCATCCTGTTCAGCGAATTCATGGAGGCGGCGCTCTACGACCCGGAGTACGGCTATTACAGCGCGGCGCGGCGCGCCCGGCGCGAGCCCACGGGCATCGCCGGCGACTACTACACCGCCACGCAGCTCCAGCCGGTCTTCGGCCGGCTGATGCGGGCCGAGGCGGCGGAGATCCTCGAGCGGCTTGCGCTGCCGGAAGGATGCACGCTGGCCGACTGGGGCGCAGGCCGGGCGCTCATGGCGGAGGCCTTCGCCGGGTTTCGTTACATCGCGGTGGAAGCGCACACGCCGCTTCCGGCGTCGTTTGAGGGAATCGTCTTCGCCAACGAACTGTTCGATGCGCTGCCGGTGGATGTGGTGCGCGGCGGCAGGGGCGGCATGCGTCTGCAACGCGTGGCGTGGAAGGACGGGCGCTTCACATGGATCAGCGCCGAAGAGCCGGAAGACAGATGGAAGGAGTATGCCGGGCGGCTGGCGCGCGCATTCGCCGAACTGGACGAGTGGGAGCTGGAACTGCCAGTGCGCATGGAAGGCGTGCTGGACGGGATCGGGGCCTCGCTGGCGCGCGGCGCCATGCTCGTCATTGACTACGGCTATACCGAGCGTGAAATCGTCCGCTTTCCGCGCGGCACGCTGATGAGCTATCGCCGCCATGCCGCTCTGGAAGACGTGCTGGCCGAACCGGGCGCACGCGACATCACCGCGCATGTGCCATTTACCCATCTGGCTGCATGCGCGGCGGCGCAGGGGTGGAAGGCCGCGCCGCTGGAAAATCTCGCCTCGCTGCTGCTGCGCGCGGGCGAGCGCGATCACTTTGCGTCAGCGCTTGCGGCGGAAGGAGAAGAAGAAGCGCAGCGGCTGCGGCTTCAGCTCAAGACGCTGCTGTTTGGCATGGGGGAGACGTTCCGCTGCCTGCGGCTGGAGAAGGCGGGCTAA